One stretch of Hevea brasiliensis isolate MT/VB/25A 57/8 chromosome 12, ASM3005281v1, whole genome shotgun sequence DNA includes these proteins:
- the LOC110666119 gene encoding V-type proton ATPase 16 kDa proteolipid subunit — translation MATAFSGDETAPFFGFLGAAAALVFSCMGAAYGTAKSGVGVASMGVMRPELVMKSIVPVVMAGVLGIYGLIIAVIISTGINPKAKSYYLFDGYAHLSSGLACGLAGLSAGMAIGIVGDAGVRANAQQPKLFVGMILILIFAEALALYGLIVGIILSSRAGQSRAD, via the exons ATGGCTACGGCATTCAGCGGCGATGAGACTGCTCCTTTCTTTGGCTTCCTTGGCGCTGCTGCTGCACTTGTTTTCTCCT GCATGGGAGCTGCGTATGGAACCGCGAAGAGCGGGGTTGGTGTGGCGTCCATGGGTGTGATGAGACCCGAGCTGGTTATGAAATCGATTGTGCCCGTGGTTATGGCTGGAGTTTTGGGTATATACGGTTTAATTATTGCTGTGATTATCAGTACTGGAATTAATCCCAAGGCCAAGTCTTATTATCTCTTCGATGGATACGCTCACCTCTCTTCTGGTCTCGCTTGTGGCCTTGCTGGTCTCTCTGCTGGTATGGCAATTGGCATCGTAGGGGATGCAGGTGTTAG AGCTAATGCACAACAGCCGAAGCTTTTTGTTGGGATGATCCTCATTCTCATCTTTGCTGAAGCATTGGCCCTCTATGGCCTCATTGTTGGCATCATCCTCTCCTCCCGAGCTGGTCAATCAAGAGCTGACTAA